A window of Pseudomonadota bacterium genomic DNA:
GCACTGGCCTCCCTCCCCTGCTCGGCATAGACTTAAGGCATGAGCGCCAAGGCCCGAGAGCTCGCCCGGCAAGTCGCCCTGCTTTCCCCAGAGGAAAAGGCCATCGTCGCTGCGGAAATCGACGACGAGGAGGCCGTTAGCGCAGACGAAGTCGAGGAGACCTGGACCGAGGAGATCGTCCGACGCGTTGAGCTGCTGCACAGCGGTCAGGCCGAGACCGTCGACGGCGAAGAAGAGCTCCAGCGTCTGATCGACAAACACTCGCGCTGATGCCTACCCCGACGCTGCGCTTGTTTCGACTCGCCTGCCGCGAGCTCGACCAGATCGCCACCCACTACAACCGAAAGCAGCCGGGCCTTGGGATGCGCTTTCTGGTCTGCTTCCGGCAAACCATGCGCTACGCGCTTGACCACCCCGAGATCGGACAGCGAGTCGAGCACAAGCGCATTGTCGAATTGGGACTTCACGTGCGGCGCATGCTCGTCAACGACTTCCCCTACGAGGCGGTCACCGCCGTCTTCGAGGACGAGCTCTTCGTCCTTGCTGTGGCCCACCAGGCTCGGCGGCCCCATTACTGGATCCGCCGCCTCGCCAAGATCGAGCCCGGCCGCTAAAGCCACGCCCCCTTTCGCTGCCCGCCGGCTTCGGGCTAGAGAGGG
This region includes:
- a CDS encoding addiction module protein; protein product: MSAKARELARQVALLSPEEKAIVAAEIDDEEAVSADEVEETWTEEIVRRVELLHSGQAETVDGEEELQRLIDKHSR